One part of the Pseudomonadota bacterium genome encodes these proteins:
- a CDS encoding response regulator: MKILLVDDEEIIHLSYTEHLQDGGFEVLNAYNGNDALKLAREENPDLVILDLLMPGKDGRDVCKELKNDEETRHIKIIMLTGKDEQHDRVLGFELGADEYLPKPYPVNFLEVAVRKQLGLHPYPDMD, from the coding sequence ATGAAAATTCTTCTGGTTGATGACGAGGAAATTATCCATTTAAGCTACACTGAACACCTGCAGGATGGAGGGTTTGAGGTGCTGAATGCCTATAACGGCAATGATGCCCTGAAGCTTGCGAGGGAAGAGAATCCCGACCTTGTGATCCTCGACCTTCTAATGCCCGGCAAGGACGGCCGGGATGTCTGCAAGGAACTGAAAAACGACGAAGAGACCAGGCACATCAAGATCATCATGCTGACCGGCAAGGATGAACAACACGATCGGGTCCTCGGTTTTGAACTGGGTGCCGACGAATATCTGCCCAAGCCCTATCCGGTCAATTTTCTCGAAGTTGCCGTCCGGAAACAGCTGGGACTGCATCCGTATCCGGATATGGACTGA